The DNA window CTCCCGGAGGAGGGGCGTCGGCACTGACGAACGCTTTCACCATTGCTAATTCAGCTCCAATGTTGGCCCATATGACTCCGTCTGCCGGAGCAAGAGGGGATACGCTGGATGTTCTCCTCGAGGGCATGAACTTCACCGTAGGTGAAACTCGTGCGAGCTTCGGGGACGGAATCATTATCACTTCATTGACGAGGCATAGCTCGTCCGTCATGACTGTGCGTGTCGCCATCGCAACTACTGCCGAAGTGGGACCCAGAGATGTTGCACTCACGACCGCAGAACCCGGTGGAGGACAATGCAGACTGTGCGGCGCTTTTGCAGTCGTGAATCCGTCTCCGATTGTCACAAGTGTCTCTCCCTCCGCTGGCTGCAGGGGGAAAACGTATGTCGTGTCGGTGACCGGATCGCGTTTCGAGTCGGGCATCAGTTCTTCGGATTTTGGATCAGGGATTACGGTAACGGCGCTGCGCATTGACAGCCCGGAGATGCTGACGGCGGTGATATCGATAGGAGTCATCGCCAAAACGGGAGTGAGGCCCGTCATCGTCCGGAACAAAGGGCCCGGTGGAGGTACTGCGAGTCTGGCCGGAGCGTTCGCCGTTTGGAACCCATCTCCAGCGCTCACAGCTGTGTCTCCCGCCGAGTGTGTCCGCGGCAGATCTCTGCAAGTGACACTAACCGGAGAGAATTTTATCGCCGGCGAAACGTCAACAGATTTTGGGCCGGGTGTCACTGTGCAAGCGCTCGCTGTGAAGAACGGTTCCGAAATCAGCGTGAATCTGTGCGTCGATCGATCAGCAGAACCGGGCCCTCGAGCCGTGAGCATTACGAATGGGCAGCCCGGTGGTGGCGTGGCCACGCTCGTGAATGGGTTTCTAGTACAATCAGACGTGGCCTCTCTTGTCCTGAAAGGGTCAGAACAGGCTCCGACGCGAAATGCCTTGAACGAGGCTTTTCCAAATCCGTTCAATGGAAGAACAGCGATCAGCTATCAGCTTTCAGTTGCCAGCCTGGTGACGCTCAAGGTGTTCGATTTGCTCGGAAGGGAGGTGGCATTGTTGGTCAACGGCGAACATGCGGCTGGCGTTCATCAGGCATGGTTTGATGCAGGCGATAGAACGAGCGGCATGTATTTCGTTTGTCTTGTTGCAGAGTCAATGGAATCACGAGCGAGGTTCGTCGCATCGAAGAAAATTGTTCTGGTGAGATAGAAATCCGGGGGAGAAGGACGATCCACATCTCGTGATCGTGTCGCAAAGGGACGATTCGCACAGGGTCGTCCTTTTCATATTTATGCAGGTTCCGGGACCGGGGAAGTAATCCAAATTCGCAAACCTGGGAAGGCAGATTTCCCCGCGTTCGGCACGCACTGTTCGAGTTGAAAATTCGCAACACGAAGGTTAACAAAAAATAATGTGGGAACGATGAGTCGCAGAGGCTGCGTCAATCATTTGATGCATACTTATCCGGTATTTCCTTTGATGTTGCTCGGTCACGGAAAAGGGATTATATTCGAAAGCACTTATTGCTCGAGCTTTGGTTGAAGTGAAACCGCACACTTCTTCGGTGTCACACCGTTACGCGCCGCAGAAGAGGATCCGTCGGCTGAACTCGGGCACCATGATCCATTCCTATAGAAGAAATTGCGAGGGAGATATGTCAGATTATACGCAAAATGTTTTGGCTCAGGTAAAGGCGAAGAATCCTTCGGAGCCGGAGTTTCATCAAGCAGTCATGGAAGTTCTTGAGTCACTTGAAATAGTACTTGAACGACATCCGGAGTATAAGTCAGCGAAGATTCTCGAACGCATGGTTGAGCCCGAGCGCGTCGTGATGTTCCGCGTTCCGTGGATGGACGACCAGGGGGAGATTCACGTCAATCGCGGATTCAGAGTCCAGATGAACAGCGCGATCGGACCGTACAAGGGCGGTCTTCGGTTTCACCCGTCGGTGAATCTCGGCATACTGAAGTTCCTTGGATTCGAGCAGGTGTTCAAGAACAGCCTCACCTCACTTCCCATGGGCGGAGGCAAGGGAGGATCTGACTTCGATCCGAAAGGAAAGAGCGACCACGAAGTCATGCGTTTCTGCCAAAGCTTCATGACGGAACTCTTCCGTCATATTGGCGCGGACGTGGATGTGCCCGCGGGCGACATCGGCGTCGGAGGCAGGGAAATAGGATTTATGTTCGGCCAATGGAAACGCCTGACGAAGGAATTCACCGGCGTGCTTACAGGGAAGGGGACCAACTGGGGCGGCTCGTTGATTCGCCCTGAGGCGACCGGTTTCGGTGTCGTGTACTTCGCAGAAGAGATGTTGAAAACGAAGGGTCAATCGTTTGCCGGCAAGACGGTTGCAGTGTCCGGCTTCGGCAACGTCGCGTGGGGAGCGGTCTTGAAAGTCAATGAACTGGGGGGCAAGGTTGTAACGCTCTCAGGACCCGACGGATACGTGTACGACAAAGAAGGCGTGAAGGGGGAGAAAGTTGACTACATGCTTCAACTGCGCTCCAGCGCCAACGACCGGGTGAAAGACTACGCGGACAAGTTCAAAGTCGAATTCTTCCCCGGCAAGAGACCCTGGGTTGTGAAAGCGGATGTCGCCTTGCCGTGCGCAACGCAGAACGAGCTGGACGTGGAAGACGCAAAAGAGCTGGTGAAAAACGGCTGCCTGTGTGTCTGTGAAGGCGCGAACATGCCGACGACAGTCGCCGCCATCAAGATCCTTCTTGACGCGAAGGTGCTCTACTCGCCGGGCAAGGCATCGAACGCCGGCGGTGTTGCCACTTCGGGACTTGAAATGAGCCAGAACAGCATGCGCCTGCCCTGGCCCAGGGAGGAAGTTGACCAGCGGTTGCATCAGATCATGAAGAACATTCACCGCACATGCCTTGAGACGGCCGAGAAGTACGGCACACCGGGCAACTATATGAACGGTGCGAACATTGCCGGCTTCCTCAAGGTGGCGGATGCGATGATGGACCAGGGATTGGTCTAGCGCAGCAGCATGCAATCTGCGGGAAACACCTGCAATGTCAGCAGGAGAGCGGTGTGACTCTCGAATGACCGCTCGCGGAGAAAAGGCGTACAACTCTTGGGTTCTTTCACAGCATTGACTGTATGAGACTCGTCCTAAGGGTCGTTACGCCTTTTCTTTTGTGGGGAGAACCGATCCGATGCCTCTCCGCCTACACAAACTGTATCGTTTAACCAGAGGTCATGTTGTTGTCAGCCATAAAAGCCTTGGACCCGATCAAGGGTCTTGACTATTTTGACACCCGCGTCAAGTCGTTTCAGAAACTGATGCGGTTCAAGATCCGGGACATCCTTCTTGTCTCGAGTCTGTACGACCAGTACCTCTTCGAAGAAGACGGCCGGCTCTATGAGCTCATCCGCCAGGAATTCCAGGCCCTCAACCTCAGTCAGACTCCCGACATCACTCACGTTACCAGCGGATCAGAGGCCGTCGAACTCGCTTTGACGGAGCAGCGCTTTGATCTCATCATCGCTACCCTGCACATCGAGGACATGCACGTCATCAAGTTTGCGAAGATGGCGCGTCAGGCAGGGATCAATGTTCCGATTATTTTGCTCGCGTATGACAACCGTGAGCGCAAGGAACTGGTGACGAATTATGACGCCTCGATTTTCGACCGTATTTTCATTTGGCAGGGGGATTATCATCTTCTGCTTGGTATTATCAAGTATGTCGAAGATCGGATGAACGTCGAAAGCGACACGCAGGCGGTCGGAGTCCAGTCGATCATCCTCGTCGAAGACAACGTCAGTTTCTACTCCTCGTATCTCCCTGTCATCTACACGGAGATCCTGAACCAATCCAAACGGCTGCTGTCGGAGGGGGTAAATCTCACACACAAGTTCCTCCGGATGCGGGCCCGCCCGAAGATTCTGCTCTGCACGACGTTTGAGGAAGCGTGGGCGTACTACGAAAAGTACCAGGATTTCATCCTTGGCATCATCTCCGATATCAACTTCAAGCGGGGCGGGGTCAAGGACCCGGAGGCCGGATTCACCTTTGCCAGGATGGTCCGTGAGCGGCACGAGGACATACCGATTCTTCTCCAGAGCAGCAATGCGGAATTCGCAGAACGGGCCCGGGAGATCGGAATCTCGTTCGTTCAGAAGACATCTCCGAGGTTGAGGCAGGAGCTGCGCGATTTCATGCTGAACAACTTCGGCTTTGGCGACTTTGTGTTCCGGACGCGCGATGGCAACGAGGTCGGCCGGGCTCACAACTTGAAAACGCTGGAAGAGCAACTTCACGTCGTGCCCGACGAGAGCATTCTCCTGCATGCCGAGCGCAATCACTTTTCCAACTGGCTGAAAGCAAGGACGGAATTCTGGCTCGCCCACCGGCTGAGACCGCGAAAAATCACAGATTTTGATTCCATCGACGGCCTCAGGAATGAACTCATCAATTCACTGGGGTTTTACCGGGAAATTCAACAGCGGGGGGTGATCACCGAGTTTCACAAAGAATCGTACGATGTGAAGGGGAGT is part of the Ignavibacteriales bacterium genome and encodes:
- the gdhA gene encoding NADP-specific glutamate dehydrogenase → MSDYTQNVLAQVKAKNPSEPEFHQAVMEVLESLEIVLERHPEYKSAKILERMVEPERVVMFRVPWMDDQGEIHVNRGFRVQMNSAIGPYKGGLRFHPSVNLGILKFLGFEQVFKNSLTSLPMGGGKGGSDFDPKGKSDHEVMRFCQSFMTELFRHIGADVDVPAGDIGVGGREIGFMFGQWKRLTKEFTGVLTGKGTNWGGSLIRPEATGFGVVYFAEEMLKTKGQSFAGKTVAVSGFGNVAWGAVLKVNELGGKVVTLSGPDGYVYDKEGVKGEKVDYMLQLRSSANDRVKDYADKFKVEFFPGKRPWVVKADVALPCATQNELDVEDAKELVKNGCLCVCEGANMPTTVAAIKILLDAKVLYSPGKASNAGGVATSGLEMSQNSMRLPWPREEVDQRLHQIMKNIHRTCLETAEKYGTPGNYMNGANIAGFLKVADAMMDQGLV